A window of the Cystobacter fuscus genome harbors these coding sequences:
- a CDS encoding imm11 family protein: protein MFVGVESVPIINEAVANVFRTLAPDDVQLFSVTVGGESEQYFIVNALKSIDCIDEVNCREVHLYDQDDPEPARRGAYRWIYGLRIDPAKTEGARVFRPKRFTHALIVSEEVKAALERVGNLGVDFERVTGPHEPLPPPREVPATLKQAREARAAAYSKLGELSEDVVRRIVPTSGNWPGGVQAWRVIKRGQRTLFVSDGLSDPFPDASAPSLGFGFELAVETDEELPGDDGWPLDMLMRVSDGFANYADTRKLLETGLAFINFSGKGMPEQLVVPPDVFKKLRPNDWVSEHGMSMVLIGLEPPTLRTSFPTPAGPVRLVSTMAMHSSEIVAYLERGGDELIPLFLKCADMPLSSTKRSPVI, encoded by the coding sequence ATGTTCGTCGGCGTTGAGAGTGTCCCCATCATCAACGAAGCAGTCGCCAATGTTTTCAGGACGCTGGCACCTGATGATGTGCAGCTATTTTCGGTGACGGTGGGCGGCGAGTCCGAGCAGTACTTCATTGTTAATGCACTCAAATCCATTGACTGCATTGACGAAGTGAACTGCCGGGAAGTCCACCTATATGACCAAGACGACCCTGAACCTGCGCGCAGAGGGGCTTATCGCTGGATCTACGGCTTGCGAATTGACCCAGCGAAGACTGAAGGTGCGCGTGTCTTCAGGCCGAAGAGGTTCACTCACGCACTCATTGTCTCCGAAGAGGTCAAGGCTGCGCTCGAAAGAGTAGGGAATCTGGGGGTTGATTTCGAGCGGGTGACGGGGCCGCATGAGCCGCTGCCACCGCCGCGCGAGGTTCCAGCTACGCTCAAGCAAGCCCGGGAGGCGAGGGCCGCCGCGTACAGCAAGCTTGGGGAGCTCTCCGAAGATGTCGTCAGACGCATCGTTCCCACGAGCGGAAACTGGCCTGGTGGTGTTCAGGCATGGCGGGTCATCAAGAGAGGCCAGCGGACCCTATTCGTGAGTGATGGGCTGTCCGACCCCTTTCCTGACGCGAGCGCGCCGTCCTTGGGATTCGGATTCGAGCTGGCAGTTGAGACGGACGAGGAACTGCCGGGGGACGACGGGTGGCCGTTGGATATGTTGATGCGGGTCTCGGATGGCTTTGCCAACTACGCGGACACTCGGAAGCTCCTGGAGACAGGGCTAGCGTTCATAAACTTCTCTGGTAAGGGAATGCCGGAACAGCTTGTGGTGCCGCCAGATGTCTTCAAGAAGCTCCGGCCGAACGACTGGGTGTCAGAACACGGGATGTCAATGGTGCTGATCGGGTTGGAGCCGCCGACCCTGCGGACGAGCTTCCCCACGCCCGCCGGTCCAGTGCGCCTCGTTTCCACGATGGCTATGCACTCGAGCGAGATAGTCGCTTACCTGGAGCGCGGAGGAGATGAGTTGATTCCCCTCTTCCTGAAGTGCGCCGACATGCCCCTGTCGAGCACGAAGAGGAGTCCGGTTATCTAG
- a CDS encoding rhodanese-like domain-containing protein, producing MPVETVLRQHEQGKVMLVDVRDAESFSRYRIPGSLNIPLHAVKTKAFLRPESIVLVNQGHVTAALEVGCSELKRAGFSNVAVLQGGLRAWLAGRGALEGEARSAHDLDRLMPAELFAERMRTDWLVLIFSKDQHASLRCWLPSRVEQVTGKSAPAIRAIKVAVDRARQAAPGLRVLMASDTDTEHAMLSALMKEAGVQDALYLESGLEGYREFVSDQSAIWGRQEKTRASSCCG from the coding sequence GTGCCGGTGGAGACCGTCCTGCGCCAGCATGAGCAGGGCAAGGTCATGCTCGTGGACGTGCGCGACGCCGAGTCGTTCAGTCGCTATCGCATTCCGGGGTCGCTCAACATCCCGCTGCACGCCGTGAAGACAAAGGCGTTCCTGCGGCCGGAGTCGATCGTCCTCGTGAATCAGGGTCATGTCACCGCGGCACTCGAGGTCGGCTGCTCCGAGCTGAAGCGCGCGGGCTTTTCGAACGTCGCCGTCCTGCAGGGAGGACTGCGTGCCTGGCTCGCGGGCCGTGGCGCGCTGGAAGGAGAGGCACGTTCGGCCCACGACCTCGACCGCCTCATGCCCGCGGAGCTCTTCGCCGAACGCATGAGGACAGACTGGCTCGTCTTGATCTTCTCGAAGGACCAGCACGCGTCACTGCGCTGCTGGCTCCCGTCGCGCGTCGAGCAGGTGACCGGCAAGAGCGCCCCGGCGATTCGCGCGATCAAGGTGGCGGTCGACCGGGCGCGACAGGCCGCTCCCGGTCTGCGCGTGCTCATGGCCAGCGACACCGACACCGAGCACGCCATGCTCTCCGCCCTGATGAAGGAAGCTGGCGTGCAGGACGCGCTGTACCTGGAGTCCGGGCTCGAGGGCTATCGAGAGTTCGTGTCGGATCAGAGCGCAATCTGGGGACGTCAGGAAAAGACGAGGGCGTCCTCATGCTGCGGCTGA
- a CDS encoding transglutaminase-like domain-containing protein, with product MLRLTSLIAMLAAFFVGLPRVVAMPVSETGSRAPADYAIPRQLRYSFTLRNTTARPITKVEFLTLAPVPRTSHQWLEKLTATHPYRVSRDSLGNELLRFEFETLPPYASRIISITADLKMAERGTEASGGDVARFTRPERYIESSDPRVSEIARAVRDPSALRTVRQAYDWVAANVQPSDYVPDDRGALYLLEQRRGDCTEFAYLVAALSRANQVPARPMGGYMLHGNSIVGPADYHNWAEVLVDGRWLIVDAHQKSFAEHETDYVAMRIISTEPAEDAPAVGFNRYEIRTPGVDVSMN from the coding sequence ATGCTGCGGCTGACCTCGCTCATCGCGATGCTGGCGGCGTTCTTCGTGGGCCTGCCCCGAGTTGTCGCCATGCCCGTGAGCGAGACTGGCTCACGAGCGCCTGCTGATTACGCCATCCCCAGGCAGCTTCGCTACAGCTTCACGCTTCGCAACACCACGGCGCGGCCAATCACGAAGGTGGAATTCCTCACGCTCGCGCCGGTGCCGCGGACGTCACACCAGTGGCTCGAGAAGCTCACCGCGACACACCCCTACCGCGTGTCGCGCGATTCGCTCGGCAACGAACTCCTCCGCTTCGAGTTCGAGACGCTTCCCCCGTACGCATCGAGGATCATCAGCATCACCGCCGACCTGAAGATGGCGGAGCGCGGCACGGAGGCGTCCGGCGGCGACGTCGCGCGCTTTACCAGGCCAGAGCGTTACATCGAATCGAGCGACCCTCGGGTGAGTGAGATCGCGCGGGCAGTGCGCGACCCGTCCGCCCTTCGCACGGTCCGGCAGGCCTATGACTGGGTGGCCGCCAACGTGCAGCCGTCCGACTATGTCCCCGACGATCGTGGTGCGCTCTACCTGCTCGAGCAGCGCCGGGGAGATTGCACCGAGTTCGCGTACCTGGTGGCGGCGCTCTCCCGAGCGAACCAGGTGCCGGCGAGGCCCATGGGTGGGTACATGCTCCACGGCAACTCGATCGTCGGGCCGGCGGACTACCACAACTGGGCGGAGGTCCTGGTCGACGGCCGCTGGCTGATCGTGGACGCGCACCAGAAGTCGTTCGCGGAGCACGAGACCGACTACGTCGCGATGCGGATCATCTCGACCGAGCCGGCGGAGGACGCTCCGGCCGTTGGGTTCAACCGTTACGAGATCAGGACGCCAGGTGTCGACGTGTCGATGAACTGA